Proteins from one Arcobacter sp. F2176 genomic window:
- a CDS encoding HD-GYP domain-containing protein codes for MDKKREISFNLNNFLLAVSFSLDYLRKDKYSNSLNYSKRIAYIALNIAKELEFTPEEMSDLCSFSLVHSIGLLNISHVSKEYCESSNKIAIKLPFLDEKKEDILKYQNEYYDGSGFFGLKAQEIPLFSQILSIAIAIENRFNLSTIKVQDRNNVLNFIENSKNELFSEELAEIFLKISQKTSFWLDLQNENEILFFIFTNLHDFTTILTYEELFKITSSFYLIDNIDSKLLINLEKMLDFYNFEYKDKFTLLIAASLCNIGKLCVPSSIIKKKAKLEVWEYEEIKSYPYYTKKVLSNIMGFSEIASWASKVQEKPNGKGYPFGLKGKDLSLKDRLLEVIVSFSALTSNKTYRNAYNKEEAIEILKNSAKKDDSYDLSIIEDLKKVL; via the coding sequence ATGGATAAAAAAAGAGAAATTAGTTTTAATCTTAATAATTTTTTATTGGCAGTATCTTTTAGTTTAGATTATTTGAGAAAAGATAAGTACTCAAATAGTTTAAACTATTCAAAAAGAATTGCATATATTGCTTTAAATATAGCAAAAGAATTAGAGTTCACTCCTGAAGAGATGAGTGATTTATGTTCTTTTTCTTTGGTTCATTCAATAGGTTTACTTAATATTTCACATGTATCAAAAGAGTATTGTGAATCTTCTAATAAAATTGCAATAAAATTGCCTTTTTTAGATGAAAAAAAAGAAGATATTTTAAAATATCAAAATGAATATTATGACGGAAGTGGTTTTTTTGGATTAAAAGCTCAAGAAATACCACTATTTTCACAAATTTTATCTATTGCTATTGCTATTGAAAATAGATTTAATCTTTCAACTATTAAAGTTCAAGATAGAAATAATGTTTTAAATTTCATTGAGAATAGTAAAAATGAACTTTTTTCTGAAGAGTTAGCAGAAATATTTTTAAAAATATCTCAAAAAACTAGTTTTTGGCTTGATTTACAAAATGAAAATGAAATATTATTTTTTATCTTTACTAATTTACATGATTTTACAACTATTTTAACGTATGAAGAGTTATTTAAAATCACTTCTTCTTTTTATTTGATAGATAATATAGATTCCAAATTGCTCATTAATTTGGAAAAAATGCTTGATTTTTATAATTTTGAATATAAAGATAAATTTACACTACTTATTGCTGCATCTTTATGTAATATTGGAAAACTATGTGTGCCTTCTTCAATTATTAAGAAAAAAGCCAAGTTGGAAGTTTGGGAATATGAAGAGATAAAATCTTATCCATACTATACAAAAAAAGTATTATCAAATATTATGGGCTTTTCAGAGATAGCTTCTTGGGCATCTAAAGTGCAAGAAAAACCAAATGGAAAAGGTTATCCATTTGGTTTAAAAGGTAAAGATTTAAGTTTAAAAGATAGACTGCTAGAAGTAATTGTTAGTTTTTCTGCTTTAACTTCTAATAAAACTTATAGAAATGCATATAATAAAGAAGAAGCAATAGAAATATTGAAAAATAGTGCAAAAAAAGATGATAGTTATGATTTGTCTATTATTGAAGATTTAAAAAAAGTTTTATAA
- a CDS encoding alpha/beta hydrolase — MKNKVFIFISLIFLTLNLYGQKVSHEECLEKGDNYIFAGGECIQYFKSNGDRGGYLNIIVHGTWPDGTNTLGRYSTFAETLTLNTDITTVAVALPGYSESSTNNFTALAHEGVKNLAAKEEYIKFLGELISELKDRFEAKTITYIGHSAGAMMGATLTGIEPKLINNAVLVGGRYDIHEEDKSPGLISMVDVINKVSKKTKFILIYGENDKISPPEITKNFYKLAIKKGLDAKLVEVKKGVHLDLDMTDTSLEAITKLLEEE, encoded by the coding sequence ATGAAGAATAAAGTTTTTATATTTATAAGTTTGATTTTTTTAACTTTAAATTTATATGGACAAAAAGTAAGTCATGAAGAGTGCTTAGAAAAAGGTGATAATTATATATTTGCAGGTGGAGAGTGTATTCAATATTTTAAAAGTAATGGTGATAGAGGTGGTTATTTAAATATAATTGTTCATGGTACTTGGCCAGATGGTACAAATACATTAGGTAGATATTCTACTTTTGCTGAAACTCTTACTTTAAATACAGATATTACAACAGTTGCTGTTGCTCTTCCTGGGTATTCAGAATCTTCTACAAATAATTTTACAGCATTAGCCCATGAAGGTGTTAAAAATTTAGCTGCAAAAGAAGAATATATAAAGTTTTTGGGTGAGTTAATAAGTGAATTAAAAGATAGATTTGAAGCCAAAACAATAACCTACATTGGTCACAGTGCTGGAGCAATGATGGGAGCAACTCTTACAGGTATTGAACCAAAATTGATAAATAATGCTGTTTTAGTTGGTGGAAGATATGATATTCATGAAGAAGATAAATCTCCTGGGTTGATTTCGATGGTTGATGTTATCAATAAAGTTAGTAAAAAAACTAAGTTTATATTGATTTATGGAGAAAATGATAAGATCTCACCTCCTGAAATTACAAAAAATTTTTATAAACTAGCTATAAAAAAAGGTCTTGATGCGAAACTTGTAGAAGTAAAAAAAGGAGTGCATTTAGACTTAGATATGACGGATACTTCTCTGGAAGCTATTACAAAACTTCTTGAAGAAGAATAA
- a CDS encoding DsrE family protein translates to MKKIILVVLLTVFSYANSTFSDPQPTFDKPRKVVFQIYNSDLVVVNNNLNGIYNILKEYPSDTVKIAVVVYGNGMRALKKDYDKKTLIRISSLMEYDVEFIGCKNTMESMHWKEDDFIDDVSYVQAGIVELIERKIAGYVGVLAY, encoded by the coding sequence ATGAAAAAAATTATTTTAGTAGTTTTATTAACTGTTTTTTCTTATGCAAATTCAACTTTTAGCGATCCTCAACCTACTTTTGATAAGCCTAGAAAAGTAGTATTTCAAATATATAATTCTGATTTGGTTGTTGTTAATAATAATTTAAATGGAATTTATAATATTTTAAAAGAGTATCCAAGTGATACTGTAAAAATAGCAGTAGTTGTATATGGAAATGGAATGAGGGCATTAAAAAAGGATTATGATAAAAAAACATTGATAAGAATATCATCATTGATGGAATATGATGTAGAGTTTATAGGTTGTAAAAATACTATGGAAAGTATGCATTGGAAAGAAGATGATTTTATTGATGATGTAAGTTATGTTCAAGCTGGAATAGTAGAGTTGATTGAAAGAAAAATTGCTGGATATGTTGGAGTTCTAGCATACTAA
- a CDS encoding MOSC domain-containing protein translates to MKKIGKVIGTFSATKESKSSTPRPKVESLNLIKDFGIENDKFAQKDLDKTVMILGLNSYEISFQNGVNLKFGSLGENIIFDFNPHILPIGTVLQIGECQIQIMQKCTMCDHLSIFHKRLPKIVKDCRGLYCKILKNGTIKIDFDVYIKE, encoded by the coding sequence ATGAAGAAAATAGGGAAAGTAATTGGTACTTTTAGTGCAACAAAAGAATCAAAAAGTAGTACTCCAAGACCGAAAGTGGAAAGTTTAAATCTTATAAAAGATTTTGGTATTGAAAATGATAAGTTTGCACAAAAAGATTTGGATAAAACCGTTATGATTTTGGGATTAAATAGTTATGAAATATCATTTCAAAATGGTGTTAATTTAAAGTTTGGTAGTTTAGGCGAAAATATCATTTTTGATTTTAATCCACATATTTTACCCATAGGAACAGTTTTGCAAATAGGGGAGTGTCAAATCCAAATAATGCAAAAATGTACGATGTGTGATCATTTGAGTATTTTCCACAAACGATTACCCAAAATTGTAAAAGATTGTAGAGGATTGTATTGTAAAATATTAAAAAATGGTACAATTAAAATAGACTTTGATGTATATATAAAGGAGTAA
- a CDS encoding thioredoxin family protein, producing MILRLLIFFIFLFTSNLLAENISKNNYDENKILKEVKKSDKKILVFISRDDCPYCEIMKEKVFPTVEVKNIIDNNFIFLEVNIDHASLPFGLDKNFQGMTPTFYFISKNKKILNRYLGAWTKKDFIFILNENIKK from the coding sequence ATGATACTTAGACTTTTGATATTTTTTATTTTTTTATTCACTTCAAATTTATTAGCAGAAAATATATCCAAAAATAATTATGATGAAAATAAGATTTTAAAAGAAGTAAAAAAATCGGATAAAAAAATACTTGTATTTATTTCAAGGGATGATTGCCCATATTGTGAAATAATGAAAGAAAAAGTTTTTCCAACAGTAGAAGTTAAAAATATAATAGATAATAATTTCATATTTTTAGAAGTTAATATTGACCATGCTTCTTTACCTTTTGGATTAGATAAAAATTTTCAAGGAATGACTCCTACTTTTTATTTTATCTCAAAGAATAAAAAAATACTAAATAGATATTTAGGTGCTTGGACAAAAAAAGATTTTATATTTATTTTAAATGAGAATATTAAAAAATGA
- the soxB gene encoding thiosulfohydrolase SoxB: MSKLSRREFVYMMAVLGAAPVFANSHTRMTNTNKLEDYYKLKPFGNTRLLHLTDCHAQLVPVYFREPSVNLGFFDNLGKPPHIVGEKFLDYYGIKDNPRLEYAYTCVNFEKHAKAMGRTGGFAQIKTVVDFLKNSFGADKTLLLDGGDTWQGSWTALQTRGKDMVGAMNLLGVDIAVGHWEFTYTAKEVLENVKLLNAEFLAQNVKVKEDALFNGTAEAYDEDKGYAFKPYTIKEINGSRVAIIGQAFPYTTIANPQRFIPDWTFSINKDGMQELVNEIKESEKPDAVIVLSHNGYDTDRKMAQVCTGIDFIMGGHTHDGVPEAVPVKNKEGTTYVCNAGSNGKFLNVLDLDIQNGKIKDFKFTLLPIFSDLIPEDKQMKKYIEDVRAPFKKELTREIATTDETLFRRGNFNGSWDQIICDALVDVKDAEIALSPGFRWGTSVMPGQAITFDDLATQTAMTYPETYRRGITGKDIKAILEDVADNLFNPDPFYQQGGDMVRTGGISYKINPTAQMGNRISDITLTRNGEKLQAGKEYQVAGWSTVGAKSPGEPVWETVETYLNSVKHVKNLKIDTPDIIGIKGNPGIVS; this comes from the coding sequence ATGAGTAAGCTAAGTAGAAGAGAATTTGTTTATATGATGGCAGTATTAGGTGCTGCTCCTGTATTTGCTAATTCTCACACAAGAATGACAAATACAAATAAGTTAGAAGATTATTATAAGTTAAAACCATTTGGGAATACTAGACTTCTTCATTTGACAGATTGTCATGCACAATTAGTACCTGTATATTTTAGAGAACCAAGTGTAAATCTTGGTTTTTTTGATAATTTAGGTAAACCACCACATATAGTAGGTGAAAAATTTTTAGATTACTATGGAATAAAAGATAATCCAAGATTAGAATATGCTTACACATGTGTTAATTTTGAAAAACATGCGAAAGCTATGGGAAGAACAGGTGGTTTTGCTCAAATAAAAACTGTTGTTGACTTTTTGAAAAATAGTTTTGGGGCTGATAAAACTCTTTTATTAGATGGTGGCGATACTTGGCAAGGTTCATGGACAGCTTTACAAACAAGAGGTAAAGATATGGTTGGTGCTATGAATTTACTTGGTGTTGATATTGCTGTTGGGCATTGGGAGTTTACTTATACTGCTAAAGAAGTATTAGAAAATGTAAAACTTCTAAATGCAGAGTTCCTTGCTCAAAATGTAAAAGTAAAAGAAGATGCTTTATTTAATGGTACGGCAGAAGCTTATGATGAAGATAAAGGTTATGCTTTTAAACCATATACAATCAAAGAGATTAATGGTTCAAGAGTTGCTATTATTGGACAAGCTTTTCCTTATACAACGATTGCAAATCCTCAAAGATTTATTCCTGATTGGACTTTTTCTATTAATAAAGATGGAATGCAAGAGTTAGTTAATGAAATAAAAGAGAGCGAAAAACCAGATGCAGTAATTGTATTATCTCATAATGGTTATGATACAGACAGAAAAATGGCACAAGTTTGTACAGGGATTGACTTTATTATGGGTGGACATACTCATGATGGTGTTCCTGAAGCTGTTCCTGTTAAAAATAAAGAAGGTACAACTTATGTTTGTAACGCAGGAAGTAATGGTAAGTTCTTAAATGTTTTAGATTTAGATATTCAAAATGGTAAAATTAAAGATTTCAAATTTACTTTATTACCTATTTTTTCTGATTTGATTCCAGAAGATAAACAGATGAAAAAATATATCGAAGATGTAAGAGCTCCATTTAAAAAAGAGTTAACTAGAGAAATTGCAACTACTGATGAAACTCTATTTAGAAGAGGAAATTTTAATGGTTCTTGGGATCAAATTATTTGTGATGCATTAGTTGATGTAAAAGATGCTGAGATAGCACTATCTCCTGGATTTAGATGGGGAACATCTGTTATGCCTGGTCAAGCAATTACTTTTGATGATTTAGCTACTCAAACTGCTATGACTTATCCTGAAACTTATAGAAGAGGAATCACAGGAAAAGATATTAAAGCTATTTTAGAAGATGTTGCTGATAACTTGTTTAATCCAGATCCATTCTATCAACAAGGTGGTGATATGGTAAGAACAGGTGGAATCTCTTATAAAATCAATCCTACAGCCCAAATGGGTAATAGAATTTCAGATATTACACTTACAAGAAATGGTGAAAAACTTCAAGCAGGTAAAGAGTACCAAGTTGCTGGTTGGTCAACTGTTGGTGCTAAATCACCAGGTGAGCCAGTATGGGAAACAGTTGAAACATATTTAAATAGTGTAAAACATGTGAAAAACTTAAAAATTGATACTCCCGATATCATAGGAATAAAAGGCAATCCTGGAATTGTTTCATAA
- a CDS encoding rhodanese-like domain-containing protein, giving the protein MTILKKITIATLVSTMCISSVFAESVVPISKGVKSIEMNLNGEKFTLMRNQTVGNKITSLYNRTDNGVPQPMILSEGVETLGELELIDYMKKAQTDKSIAIIDTRTPGWFVRLRIPGAVNVPYTNFNEKESAIEMMEDEMGVVQKDNGTLDFSNAKTLALYCNGYWCGQTPAMVNNAKYSLLKMGYPASKIKYYRGGMQAWTSLGFTVIGDGK; this is encoded by the coding sequence ATGACAATTTTAAAAAAAATAACTATTGCTACACTAGTTTCAACTATGTGTATAAGTTCGGTATTTGCAGAAAGTGTTGTGCCTATTTCAAAGGGTGTAAAATCTATTGAGATGAATTTAAATGGTGAAAAATTTACTCTAATGAGAAATCAAACTGTTGGAAATAAAATTACATCACTTTATAATAGAACAGATAATGGAGTGCCTCAACCGATGATTTTATCAGAAGGGGTAGAGACTTTGGGAGAGTTAGAACTTATTGATTATATGAAAAAAGCACAAACTGATAAAAGTATTGCAATTATTGATACAAGAACTCCAGGATGGTTTGTAAGATTAAGAATACCAGGAGCTGTAAATGTTCCATATACAAATTTTAATGAAAAAGAAAGTGCAATTGAGATGATGGAAGATGAAATGGGAGTTGTTCAAAAAGATAATGGGACACTTGATTTTTCAAATGCAAAAACTTTGGCTTTATATTGTAATGGATATTGGTGTGGACAAACTCCTGCAATGGTAAATAATGCAAAATATTCATTATTGAAAATGGGCTATCCAGCTTCAAAAATCAAATACTATAGAGGTGGAATGCAAGCATGGACTTCTTTAGGATTCACTGTAATTGGTGATGGTAAATAA
- the soxA gene encoding sulfur oxidation c-type cytochrome SoxA — translation MLLKIAKTTALVALTVGTFQSTLSATSFSAQAEKDRIELVKYFETKFKDPLQNRAEFFPYATDDELEHGIAKNLKFQDFAKGNYSYNIDGKAQYEDLREMPPYDYDIDAGEVLWNKAFANGKSFSTCFGTPDALSKYPYFDDARNQVVTLTQAVNECLTSNGEKAWNTKKGDMAKLQAYMAKSAQDEDKIIDVKIDSQAAADAYERGKEYYYTQRGYLKLNCAECHVTGSGKRVRNEKLSPFLGQVTHFPVYRLKWKGVGTLERRMSGCIKDQGQVPPGDTSKDMKELLFFMSYMSNGMKLDGPDIRK, via the coding sequence ATGTTATTAAAAATTGCAAAAACTACAGCTTTAGTTGCTTTAACTGTTGGTACATTTCAAAGTACTTTAAGTGCAACAAGTTTTTCTGCACAAGCTGAGAAAGATAGAATAGAATTAGTTAAATATTTTGAAACTAAATTTAAAGATCCATTACAAAATAGAGCAGAATTCTTTCCTTATGCAACTGATGATGAGCTGGAACATGGAATTGCAAAAAATTTGAAGTTTCAAGATTTTGCAAAAGGAAATTACTCTTATAATATCGATGGAAAAGCTCAATATGAAGACTTAAGAGAAATGCCACCTTATGATTATGATATAGATGCAGGTGAAGTATTGTGGAATAAGGCATTTGCAAATGGTAAATCATTTTCAACATGTTTTGGAACTCCTGATGCTTTATCTAAATATCCATATTTTGATGATGCAAGAAATCAAGTTGTTACACTAACACAAGCTGTTAATGAATGTCTAACTTCAAATGGTGAAAAAGCATGGAATACAAAAAAAGGTGATATGGCTAAACTTCAGGCTTATATGGCAAAATCGGCTCAAGATGAAGATAAAATTATTGATGTAAAAATTGATAGCCAAGCTGCAGCTGATGCATATGAAAGAGGTAAAGAATATTATTATACACAAAGAGGTTACTTAAAACTTAATTGTGCTGAATGTCATGTGACTGGATCAGGTAAAAGAGTTAGAAATGAAAAGTTATCTCCATTTTTAGGACAAGTTACTCATTTCCCAGTTTATAGATTAAAATGGAAAGGCGTAGGAACTTTAGAGCGAAGAATGTCTGGATGTATTAAAGATCAAGGACAAGTTCCACCAGGTGATACAAGTAAAGATATGAAAGAGTTGCTATTCTTTATGTCATACATGTCAAATGGTATGAAATTAGATGGTCCAGATATAAGAAAGTAG
- the soxZ gene encoding thiosulfate oxidation carrier complex protein SoxZ, with amino-acid sequence MAKTRIKAKEKNGIVTVKAMAKHEMLSYIEAKNAKKEVNFITNITATSNGKVVYEVSTSQFLSKNPYVKFMFKGKAGDDLTFTWIDLKGKTQTDTVEIK; translated from the coding sequence ATGGCTAAAACTAGAATAAAAGCAAAAGAGAAAAACGGTATAGTTACTGTAAAAGCTATGGCTAAACATGAAATGTTAAGTTATATAGAAGCAAAAAATGCTAAAAAAGAGGTGAATTTTATTACTAATATTACAGCAACTTCAAATGGAAAAGTTGTATATGAAGTATCAACAAGTCAATTTTTATCTAAAAATCCATATGTTAAATTTATGTTTAAAGGTAAAGCAGGGGATGATTTGACTTTTACATGGATTGATTTAAAAGGTAAAACACAAACTGATACAGTTGAGATTAAATAA
- the soxY gene encoding thiosulfate oxidation carrier protein SoxY, protein MNRRNFLSLGFGAVAVASFAPSTLSAVDFRKTLPKAWTAVKLDEGIKEVFGTSSTTEGKVKLKAPDIAENGAVIPVTVSSKLAGSKVAIFQDANPETTVAVFTVPEGGIIDYSIRIKLAKTGTVKAVVESGGKLYSASKEVKVTIGGCGG, encoded by the coding sequence ATGAATAGAAGAAATTTTTTAAGTTTAGGATTTGGTGCCGTTGCTGTAGCTTCTTTCGCACCAAGTACATTAAGTGCAGTTGATTTTAGAAAAACGCTACCTAAAGCATGGACTGCTGTTAAATTAGATGAGGGGATTAAAGAAGTTTTTGGAACAAGTTCAACTACTGAAGGAAAAGTTAAACTTAAAGCTCCTGATATTGCAGAAAATGGGGCGGTAATTCCTGTAACAGTTTCTTCAAAACTAGCTGGTTCAAAAGTTGCAATATTTCAAGATGCAAATCCTGAAACAACAGTTGCTGTATTTACTGTACCAGAAGGTGGTATTATTGACTATTCAATTAGAATAAAATTAGCTAAAACAGGAACTGTTAAAGCTGTTGTAGAATCTGGTGGAAAATTATATTCTGCTTCTAAAGAAGTTAAAGTAACTATTGGTGGATGTGGTGGGTGA
- the soxX gene encoding sulfur oxidation c-type cytochrome SoxX, whose protein sequence is MKLIRNFLMASAVTGILASSVLANADLVAQGEKIFNTKNLGNCLACHAVNGKNIDGPGSMGPKLTGLSYWDDKTLYDTVFDIYSARGLTNTSMPAFGKAGWLSDTQIKAVVAYLKTIN, encoded by the coding sequence ATTAGAAATTTTTTAATGGCATCAGCTGTTACTGGTATACTTGCTTCAAGTGTACTTGCTAATGCTGATTTAGTAGCACAAGGTGAAAAAATCTTTAATACTAAGAATTTAGGAAATTGTTTAGCCTGTCATGCTGTTAATGGTAAAAATATTGATGGACCAGGGAGTATGGGGCCGAAATTGACTGGATTATCTTATTGGGATGATAAAACACTTTACGATACAGTATTTGACATTTATAGTGCAAGGGGATTAACAAATACATCAATGCCAGCATTTGGAAAAGCTGGGTGGTTAAGTGATACTCAAATAAAAGCAGTAGTTGCTTATTTAAAAACAATTAATTAG